A genomic segment from Polyangium mundeleinium encodes:
- a CDS encoding RidA family protein: MQKRQVFSGAEWEARVGYCRAVAVGPHVYVGGTAPVAAGGGTHAKGDAYAQAIRCFEIIEAALRELGGSLADVVRTRMYVTDIERWPEIGRAHKEKVGAHAPAATMVEVRRLIAPDMIVEVEVDAYVEGAG, encoded by the coding sequence ATGCAAAAACGACAGGTGTTCTCGGGCGCGGAGTGGGAGGCACGCGTGGGGTATTGCCGCGCCGTGGCAGTCGGGCCGCACGTGTACGTGGGGGGGACGGCGCCCGTCGCAGCAGGCGGAGGGACGCACGCAAAGGGGGACGCGTACGCGCAGGCGATCCGGTGCTTCGAGATCATCGAGGCGGCGCTGCGGGAGCTCGGCGGCTCCCTCGCGGACGTGGTGCGCACGCGAATGTACGTGACCGACATCGAGCGCTGGCCCGAGATCGGGCGCGCGCACAAGGAGAAAGTCGGCGCCCATGCGCCCGCCGCGACGATGGTCGAGGTGCGGCGGCTCATCGCGCCGGACATGATCGTGGAGGTCGAGGTCGACGCTTACGTCGAGGGCGCGGGCTGA
- a CDS encoding M1 family metallopeptidase has protein sequence MKSPRSLLALLATTVACSAAPPPPAPPPEPPAAAKPQAAAPAPDLPAPPTGLRLPRAAHPLRYAATLALVPGDDVLRGEITIDLSLAEPTRVIWLHAERLTVEEARIEAAAKHLPLRVVPTEGDLVGFALDTPAPAGSARLVVKYRGAISSLDDHGAFREEADGVSYIFSHFEATAARRVFPCIDDPGVKVPWQISLRVRETDVALSNTPALGETKEPGGMKLVRFAPTQPLPSYLVAFAVGPFDLVDAGTAGKNKIPVRFAVPRGTAGKTSFAAKTTPPLLGMLEEYLGSAYPYEKLDVVAVPRLASFGAMENPGLITYGARGSLAAPADETPMFRRGFTATMAHELAHQWFGNLVTMDYWEDIWLNEAFATWMGSKAVERFAPSWHEDIRRVASASYAMGEDGLLSARKIRQEIRTQDDIANAFDSITYQKGAAVLRMFEAYVGPEKFQRGVRRYLDEHAHGNAKAADFLSALSAETGPEIGPAFATFLDQPGVPLVKAELSCEKGKPPTVKLSQSRWLPAGSAGAAESTWQIPVCLRYGTGPEARACTLLTTKTAELPLDKAKSCPAAFALKDAGVGYYHVDLGKDALARLLGKQGKFLGLPERLALLDDASALVESGALGPGDVLSLVPNVVAEPEPYLERGAATLVDRVRDVHIPADLRPRFANFVTRTFGKRARALGLLPKPGEDEATTLLRPLLVSLVADRGEDPALLTEIRALTTRFLADPGAAPLDIAGPALALAARHGGDRALLDRLRETVKKERDERRRGVFLEALSSFRDHALVDESLALVLDGGFDPREAVWLLGQDERMLDRSLGYVEKNWSTLVARMPSETLGYLPLLFQGACDDTSRAAVARVFEGRASEIVGAPRSLAQSLEAISLCVAQRQRLEPSLRAFLQKY, from the coding sequence ATGAAATCCCCTCGCTCGCTCCTCGCGCTCCTCGCCACGACCGTCGCTTGCAGTGCTGCTCCGCCGCCCCCCGCGCCGCCGCCGGAGCCCCCCGCCGCCGCCAAACCCCAGGCCGCCGCGCCCGCGCCCGACCTCCCCGCGCCTCCGACCGGCTTGCGCCTCCCGCGTGCCGCGCATCCGCTTCGTTATGCCGCGACGCTCGCCCTCGTCCCAGGCGACGACGTCCTCCGCGGCGAAATCACCATCGACCTGAGCCTCGCCGAGCCCACGCGCGTCATCTGGCTCCACGCCGAGCGCCTCACCGTCGAGGAAGCGCGCATCGAGGCCGCGGCCAAGCACCTCCCGCTCCGCGTCGTGCCCACGGAAGGCGACCTCGTTGGATTCGCGCTCGACACCCCGGCGCCGGCCGGCTCGGCGCGCCTCGTCGTCAAATACCGCGGCGCGATATCGTCCCTCGACGATCACGGCGCCTTCCGCGAGGAGGCCGACGGCGTTTCGTACATCTTCTCCCATTTCGAGGCCACGGCCGCGCGCCGCGTCTTTCCTTGCATCGACGACCCGGGCGTGAAGGTCCCCTGGCAAATCTCGCTCCGCGTCCGCGAGACCGACGTCGCCCTCTCGAATACGCCGGCGCTCGGCGAGACCAAGGAGCCGGGCGGCATGAAGCTCGTCCGTTTTGCGCCCACGCAGCCCTTGCCGAGTTACCTCGTCGCATTCGCGGTCGGGCCCTTCGACCTCGTTGATGCGGGGACGGCCGGGAAAAACAAGATCCCGGTCCGCTTCGCCGTCCCCCGCGGCACCGCCGGCAAAACCTCGTTTGCGGCCAAGACCACGCCGCCGCTGCTCGGCATGCTCGAAGAGTACCTCGGATCGGCCTATCCGTACGAAAAGCTCGACGTCGTCGCCGTCCCGCGCCTCGCCTCGTTCGGCGCCATGGAAAACCCGGGGCTCATCACGTATGGCGCCCGCGGCTCGCTCGCGGCGCCGGCCGACGAGACGCCGATGTTCCGGCGCGGCTTCACCGCCACCATGGCCCACGAGCTCGCCCATCAATGGTTCGGCAACCTCGTCACCATGGACTACTGGGAGGACATCTGGCTCAACGAGGCCTTCGCCACCTGGATGGGCAGCAAGGCCGTCGAGCGTTTTGCCCCGTCCTGGCACGAGGACATCCGCCGCGTCGCCTCGGCCTCGTACGCCATGGGCGAGGACGGCCTGCTCAGCGCGCGCAAAATCCGGCAGGAGATCCGCACCCAGGACGACATCGCCAATGCCTTCGACAGCATCACCTACCAGAAAGGCGCGGCCGTCCTCCGCATGTTCGAGGCGTACGTCGGCCCCGAGAAGTTCCAGCGCGGCGTCCGCCGGTACCTCGACGAGCACGCCCACGGCAATGCAAAAGCGGCCGATTTCCTGAGCGCGCTCTCCGCCGAAACCGGCCCCGAGATCGGACCCGCGTTCGCCACGTTCCTCGATCAGCCCGGCGTCCCGCTCGTCAAGGCCGAGCTCTCCTGCGAGAAGGGCAAACCCCCCACCGTAAAACTCTCGCAATCGCGCTGGCTCCCGGCCGGATCCGCGGGCGCGGCCGAATCGACCTGGCAGATCCCGGTTTGTCTCCGGTATGGAACCGGCCCCGAGGCGCGCGCCTGCACGCTGCTCACCACGAAGACGGCCGAGCTCCCGCTCGACAAGGCGAAATCGTGCCCCGCGGCGTTTGCCCTGAAAGACGCCGGCGTCGGTTATTATCACGTCGACCTCGGCAAGGACGCCCTCGCGCGCCTCCTCGGCAAGCAAGGAAAATTCCTCGGGTTGCCCGAGCGCCTCGCCCTCCTCGACGACGCCTCGGCCCTCGTCGAGAGCGGCGCCCTCGGCCCCGGCGACGTGCTCTCCCTCGTCCCGAACGTCGTCGCCGAGCCGGAGCCTTACCTCGAACGAGGCGCCGCCACGCTCGTCGACCGCGTCCGCGACGTGCACATCCCTGCCGACCTCCGGCCGCGCTTCGCGAATTTCGTCACCCGCACCTTCGGCAAGCGCGCCCGCGCCCTCGGGCTCCTCCCGAAGCCCGGCGAGGACGAGGCCACCACGCTCCTCCGCCCCCTCCTCGTCTCGCTCGTCGCCGATCGCGGCGAGGATCCGGCCCTGCTCACCGAGATCCGCGCCCTCACCACGCGTTTCCTTGCCGACCCGGGCGCGGCCCCGCTCGACATCGCCGGCCCTGCGCTCGCCCTCGCGGCGCGGCACGGCGGCGATCGGGCGCTCCTCGATCGATTGCGCGAGACCGTCAAGAAAGAACGCGACGAGCGCCGCCGCGGCGTCTTCCTCGAAGCGCTCTCGAGCTTCCGGGATCACGCCCTCGTCGACGAATCGCTCGCGCTCGTGCTCGACGGCGGCTTCGATCCGCGCGAAGCCGTGTGGCTCCTCGGCCAGGACGAGCGAATGCTCGATCGATCCCTCGGATACGTCGAAAAGAACTGGAGCACCCTCGTCGCGCGTATGCCGAGCGAGACGCTCGGCTACCTCCCCCTCCTGTTCCAGGGCGCCTGCGACGACACGAGCCGCGCCGCCGTCGCGCGTGTCTTCGAGGGACGCGCCTCCGAGATCGTCGGCGCTCCGCGATCCCTCGCGCAGTCCCTCGAGGCGATCTCGCTTTGCGTGGCCCAGCGGCAGAGGCTCGAACCGAGCCTCCGGGCATTTCTCCAGAAATACTAG
- a CDS encoding DUF6748 domain-containing protein yields the protein MSPHRTLVAASLAITPLFAGCLGSDASEAPEATAEHEADISYATYYTARQDLRRCAYPLCGGIYVSAVNRDRTVCADGTVAEECYVADIKFSSLLQLAEVEGTIREAIGERRESTRAVLFGDLSPGQSGLGTLTLRFAWVALETAELRGEFHRVWHNGVVCVAAPCPSFDQEYLNDGIPRTIHEVELKEVPGIGRDDFDSGRALFSSLGMILAGQNVVIENYGPAGDATVLQATQGFLPVIMPSMRRVRPPVDDGPILGRRPAGGGEGGSGGILNTNVE from the coding sequence GTGTCACCCCACCGCACCCTTGTTGCTGCCTCTCTTGCCATTACGCCTCTTTTTGCAGGATGTCTCGGCTCCGACGCTTCCGAGGCACCTGAGGCCACGGCAGAGCACGAAGCCGATATCTCCTACGCGACCTATTACACGGCCCGGCAGGATCTTCGCCGCTGTGCATATCCCCTTTGCGGGGGAATCTACGTCTCCGCCGTCAATCGGGACCGGACGGTCTGCGCCGACGGCACCGTCGCCGAGGAGTGTTACGTCGCTGATATCAAGTTCTCCAGCCTCCTCCAGCTCGCCGAAGTCGAGGGCACGATCCGCGAGGCCATCGGGGAGCGGCGAGAATCGACGCGCGCCGTCCTTTTTGGGGATCTCTCCCCGGGCCAGAGCGGCCTCGGCACGCTCACGCTCCGGTTTGCCTGGGTCGCCCTCGAGACGGCCGAGCTCCGCGGCGAGTTCCATCGTGTATGGCACAACGGCGTCGTCTGCGTCGCCGCGCCCTGCCCGAGCTTCGACCAGGAGTACCTGAACGACGGCATCCCGCGGACGATCCACGAGGTCGAGCTCAAAGAGGTCCCCGGCATTGGCCGGGACGATTTCGACTCCGGGCGCGCGCTCTTCTCGTCGCTCGGCATGATCCTGGCCGGCCAGAACGTCGTCATCGAGAACTACGGGCCGGCCGGGGACGCCACCGTCCTCCAGGCGACGCAGGGCTTCCTCCCGGTCATCATGCCGTCGATGCGCCGCGTCCGCCCGCCCGTCGACGACGGCCCGATCCTCGGACGCAGACCGGCAGGCGGCGGGGAGGGTGGCAGCGGCGGCATCCTGAACACGAACGTCGAGTAG
- a CDS encoding serine/threonine-protein kinase, which yields MAPRTKPLPDGTLVARRFLIRSLAGRGGMGEVYRARDQETGEEVALKLLHTDATSLDTERFAREARILSEIRHPRVVSYVAHGQSEEGAHFLAMQWLEGEDLAKRLARGPLSTREALLLLRRITEGLAALHARRVVHRDLKPSNVLLRGGDIDQATIVDLGIARSMGPPTGITATGRSIGTPEYMSPEQVGSEQPIGPASDMFSLGCILFECLAGRPPFVAADPVLVMSKVLSEEAPDLLPLRPGVPPAVAALVRSLLQKDADKRPASVSDLLDELPALFELGARKGAFSPAVARDLQELVSVLVLAPPAGAPREELARILLRNGAFSQGWQPEGWIVAAFARFGGDATDQAAAAARAALAVKAAAPEATIALTTGPGFVSGEQPVGEAVDRAVEALHEEDAPRGVVLVDVVTAGLFGGRFETIREGRRLLLTGGGTGQDEARPLLGKTMPFVGRKRELDLLLRVFEATREEPLSRAVVLVAPAGMGKSRLLGELHARIEAREEEVLFLVGRSEPLGTKAYAMLADALRGRGPRELGTTNERQVASGFVDGRIARAQIEQTFLEYVRAACAAGPVVLALEDVHHADARSVRLVERALVELSDQPLFVLALARPDVEDVYPRIWGDRAERILLSPLVRRDVEELARAALGPDESEGVVERIVERAAGNPLFVEELVRAAQAEGEEGERPATLVAMLQARLGRLAPDARRALVAASIFGTRFWRGGVLALMDREGQGAFVDQALAALVRAELLEKQRTSKLAGDVEYAFRHVLVREAAYGLLGEEELALGHARAAAFLEVAGEHEAEVLAEHWQRGGDAARARVLHVRAAREAFERNDLAGTRAHAAKAEALGAEGAELGLVRGMACCILYWNTAWAEACLMGIEALPLLPKGSTWHCRVLGLVCTLTGLGVNAEAFPGYLDELLTVTPELEAQGAYAECLGRLLCLLAMRLDRGESHKALDRMRETLERAGAVDPSAHGWARLAAYEYGRTTTNEPLVLLEVIEDATRAFEAAGDARMRALCVARVGEALGSLGALGEAEARFAEAEAQATALDDTLTKTGVRLLHAAFLAEQPTQEAREEARALAEALTAEAGIGPFDVGIAWGIAARVSLAEGDAARALAEVDQGLGLIDRMGLRRLSLTATRIRALSRLGQVADAEALARAALGEMRAAGGLGAGEVDLRMAAAEALRAAGDIDAFEGELRAALRLLGRELADVRDPEGQPRLLRDVPANAQAARLAREQFGESAVLTWLAS from the coding sequence ATGGCCCCGAGGACCAAGCCCCTGCCCGACGGAACGCTGGTCGCGCGGCGGTTTCTGATCCGCTCGCTCGCCGGCCGCGGCGGCATGGGCGAAGTCTACCGCGCCCGCGATCAGGAGACCGGAGAAGAAGTCGCGCTGAAGCTCCTGCATACGGACGCGACGTCGCTCGATACGGAGCGCTTCGCCCGGGAAGCACGAATTCTGTCCGAGATCCGCCATCCGCGTGTCGTGTCGTACGTGGCGCACGGACAGAGCGAAGAGGGCGCGCATTTCCTGGCGATGCAATGGCTGGAGGGCGAGGACCTCGCAAAACGGCTGGCGCGCGGGCCGCTGTCGACCCGCGAGGCGCTCCTGCTGCTGCGGCGCATCACGGAAGGGCTCGCCGCGCTGCACGCACGCCGCGTCGTGCACCGGGACCTCAAACCCTCGAACGTGCTCTTGCGCGGAGGAGACATCGATCAGGCGACGATCGTGGACCTCGGCATCGCGCGATCGATGGGGCCGCCGACGGGCATCACCGCGACGGGTCGATCGATCGGGACACCCGAATACATGTCGCCGGAGCAGGTGGGCAGCGAGCAGCCGATCGGCCCGGCCTCGGACATGTTTTCGCTCGGCTGCATCCTGTTCGAGTGCCTGGCCGGTCGGCCGCCGTTCGTGGCGGCGGATCCGGTGCTGGTGATGTCGAAGGTCCTGAGCGAGGAGGCGCCCGACCTCCTGCCGCTCCGGCCCGGGGTGCCGCCGGCCGTGGCGGCGCTCGTGCGGAGCCTCTTGCAGAAGGACGCGGACAAACGCCCGGCGAGCGTGTCGGACCTGCTCGACGAGCTGCCGGCGTTGTTCGAGCTCGGCGCGCGCAAAGGGGCGTTCTCGCCGGCCGTCGCGCGGGATTTGCAGGAGCTCGTCAGCGTGCTCGTGCTCGCGCCGCCCGCGGGGGCGCCGCGCGAGGAGCTCGCGCGGATCCTGCTGCGAAACGGGGCCTTTTCGCAGGGGTGGCAGCCGGAGGGGTGGATCGTGGCGGCGTTCGCGCGGTTCGGCGGGGACGCGACGGATCAAGCAGCGGCGGCGGCGCGCGCGGCGCTCGCGGTGAAGGCGGCCGCCCCGGAGGCGACGATCGCGCTCACGACGGGGCCCGGGTTCGTGTCGGGCGAGCAGCCGGTCGGGGAAGCGGTGGATCGCGCGGTGGAGGCGCTTCACGAAGAGGACGCGCCGCGCGGGGTGGTGCTCGTCGACGTGGTCACGGCGGGGCTCTTCGGAGGTCGCTTCGAGACGATACGCGAGGGCAGGCGGCTCCTGCTCACCGGCGGCGGGACGGGGCAGGACGAGGCGCGGCCGCTGCTCGGAAAAACCATGCCGTTCGTGGGGCGCAAGCGCGAGCTCGACCTGCTGCTGCGGGTGTTCGAGGCGACGCGGGAGGAGCCGCTTTCGAGGGCCGTCGTGCTGGTCGCGCCGGCGGGCATGGGCAAGTCGCGGCTCCTCGGGGAGCTGCACGCGCGGATCGAGGCGCGCGAGGAGGAGGTGCTTTTCCTCGTCGGTCGGAGCGAGCCGCTCGGGACGAAGGCCTACGCGATGCTCGCAGACGCGCTGCGAGGGCGCGGGCCGCGGGAGCTCGGGACGACGAACGAGCGGCAAGTGGCGTCGGGCTTCGTGGATGGGCGAATCGCGCGGGCGCAGATCGAGCAGACGTTCCTGGAGTACGTGCGCGCCGCCTGCGCCGCGGGGCCGGTGGTGCTGGCGCTCGAGGACGTGCACCACGCCGACGCGCGGAGCGTGCGTCTCGTGGAGCGCGCGCTCGTGGAGCTCTCGGATCAGCCGCTCTTCGTGCTGGCGCTGGCGCGGCCGGACGTGGAGGACGTGTACCCGCGCATCTGGGGCGATCGGGCCGAGCGGATCCTGCTGTCGCCGCTCGTTCGTCGCGACGTGGAAGAGCTCGCGCGCGCGGCGCTGGGCCCGGACGAGAGCGAGGGGGTGGTGGAGCGGATCGTGGAGCGCGCCGCCGGCAATCCGCTGTTCGTGGAGGAGCTCGTGCGCGCGGCGCAAGCCGAGGGCGAGGAGGGGGAGCGGCCGGCGACGCTCGTGGCCATGCTGCAAGCGCGGCTCGGGCGGCTCGCGCCGGACGCGCGGCGGGCGCTGGTCGCGGCGAGCATTTTCGGGACGCGGTTCTGGCGTGGTGGCGTGCTCGCGCTGATGGATCGGGAGGGGCAAGGGGCCTTCGTGGATCAGGCGCTCGCGGCGCTGGTGCGCGCGGAGCTCTTGGAGAAGCAACGAACGAGCAAGCTCGCGGGGGACGTGGAGTACGCCTTCCGGCACGTGCTCGTGCGCGAGGCGGCGTACGGGCTGCTCGGCGAGGAGGAGCTCGCGCTCGGGCACGCGCGGGCGGCAGCGTTCCTGGAGGTCGCGGGCGAACACGAGGCGGAGGTGCTCGCCGAGCACTGGCAACGCGGCGGCGACGCGGCACGCGCGCGGGTGCTGCACGTGCGCGCGGCGCGCGAGGCGTTCGAACGGAACGACCTCGCAGGGACGCGGGCGCACGCGGCGAAGGCAGAGGCGCTCGGCGCGGAGGGGGCCGAGCTCGGGCTCGTGCGCGGGATGGCGTGCTGCATTCTGTACTGGAACACAGCCTGGGCCGAGGCGTGCCTGATGGGGATCGAGGCGCTGCCGCTCTTGCCAAAGGGCTCGACGTGGCACTGCCGGGTGCTCGGGCTCGTCTGCACGCTGACGGGGCTCGGGGTGAACGCCGAGGCGTTCCCGGGCTACCTCGACGAGCTGCTCACGGTGACGCCGGAGCTGGAGGCGCAAGGGGCCTATGCAGAGTGCCTCGGGCGGCTGCTGTGTCTGCTCGCAATGCGGCTCGATCGAGGCGAGTCGCACAAGGCGCTCGATCGAATGCGCGAGACGCTGGAGCGAGCGGGCGCGGTGGATCCGAGCGCGCACGGGTGGGCGCGGCTCGCAGCCTACGAGTACGGTCGGACGACGACAAACGAGCCGCTCGTGCTGCTGGAGGTCATCGAGGACGCGACGCGCGCATTCGAAGCGGCGGGGGACGCGCGGATGCGGGCGCTCTGCGTGGCGCGCGTCGGCGAGGCACTCGGATCACTCGGGGCGCTGGGCGAGGCCGAGGCGCGGTTCGCGGAGGCGGAGGCGCAGGCGACGGCGCTGGACGATACGCTCACGAAGACCGGGGTGCGGCTGCTCCACGCGGCGTTCCTGGCCGAGCAGCCCACGCAGGAGGCGCGCGAGGAGGCACGCGCGCTCGCGGAGGCGCTCACCGCGGAGGCGGGGATCGGGCCGTTCGACGTGGGGATCGCGTGGGGGATCGCGGCGCGGGTGTCGCTCGCGGAGGGGGACGCCGCGCGGGCGCTCGCCGAGGTGGATCAGGGGCTCGGGCTCATCGATCGCATGGGCCTGCGGCGGCTGTCGCTCACGGCGACGCGGATTCGCGCGCTTTCGCGGCTCGGGCAAGTGGCAGATGCCGAAGCGCTCGCGCGCGCGGCGCTCGGGGAGATGCGGGCCGCCGGCGGCCTCGGCGCGGGCGAGGTGGATTTGCGGATGGCGGCGGCCGAGGCGCTGCGCGCGGCGGGCGACATCGACGCGTTCGAAGGGGAGCTCCGCGCGGCGCTGCGGCTGCTCGGGCGTGAGCTCGCGGATGTGCGGGATCCGGAAGGACAACCCCGGCTCCTGCGCGACGTGCCGGCAAACGCGCAGGCCGCCCGCCTGGCGCGGGAGCAATTCGGCGAGAGCGCCGTGCTCACGTGGCTGGCGAGTTAG
- a CDS encoding GNAT family N-acetyltransferase produces the protein MVPMTVKVVEAVFDGRRAETEALLGAKMPAAWPGRALVERAFLARIDAVRADPDHRLWGDRVALSREPSPRVIGSVVFHGGPDAEGLVEVAYGIEEESQRQGYGFEAVGASVAWALAEPRVRAVRASTFTWHLASRRILEKLGFCVVATEDDLLGEMLKYQVDPSAFRR, from the coding sequence ATGGTCCCCATGACCGTGAAGGTCGTCGAGGCCGTGTTCGATGGGCGCCGCGCGGAAACCGAAGCGCTCCTCGGGGCGAAGATGCCCGCCGCGTGGCCGGGCCGCGCGCTCGTCGAGCGTGCGTTCCTCGCGCGGATCGACGCTGTGCGCGCCGATCCGGACCATCGGCTGTGGGGGGATCGCGTGGCCCTCTCGCGTGAGCCTTCGCCGCGGGTCATCGGCAGTGTGGTTTTTCATGGGGGACCGGACGCCGAGGGCCTCGTCGAGGTCGCGTACGGCATCGAAGAAGAATCGCAGCGACAGGGCTACGGCTTCGAGGCCGTGGGTGCGTCCGTGGCGTGGGCGCTCGCCGAGCCGCGCGTCCGCGCCGTCCGGGCCTCGACGTTCACCTGGCACCTCGCGTCCCGCCGCATCCTCGAGAAGCTCGGCTTCTGCGTCGTCGCCACGGAGGACGACCTCCTCGGCGAAATGCTCAAGTACCAGGTCGATCCGAGCGCGTTCCGCCGGTAG
- a CDS encoding LA_2272 family surface repeat-containing protein, whose product MPNDMGICNPRRRGLVAFLVGLGTTTATAPCAWAQEAAASTPEQAPPPIDAPLEVPPPPPEVATDIPPPPPPPPYVPPPYVPPPLPPKPSRWYFLHPGVFPEADLFAGVAQLGLLTPSAKEFYGGVQVGLFGAEALHFTGLAQVGLLNTNVKLTFRGGVEFTLGRNLVQDFYGGAQIALYRNVVTDLFVGVAQYALVRNDTHRFLGLAQIGTRNGTNAFIGALQLGAYNVIGAGLDWEGGGPRGGGFVGALQLGAYNKIDHGHFSGIAQLAAVNSVEDGDFRGVAQLGFLNLADEHFYGALQVGLLNGVDEEFYGLGQLGVVNIAGDAFYGVFQAGVANILTDEGFHGFGQFGLGAYVDEKFEGVFQTSGLFNYVDDSFSGVLQLGGLFNFVDDDFRGVFQIGGFNGVRQEFYGVSQIGVLNMTGDDQFGAQLGFVNLVKDHIHGLQAGFFSSAEEVTGMQLGVVNFSERLTGATMGLYNRSKHVRGVQIGLINQTERLRGVQIGLVNLSKHGGLPFFPVMNIGL is encoded by the coding sequence ATGCCGAACGACATGGGAATTTGCAATCCGAGGCGCAGGGGGCTCGTCGCGTTCCTCGTCGGGCTGGGCACCACGACCGCGACCGCGCCTTGCGCGTGGGCCCAGGAAGCCGCGGCCTCTACGCCCGAGCAGGCGCCGCCGCCGATCGACGCTCCCCTGGAGGTCCCGCCGCCGCCCCCCGAGGTCGCCACGGACATCCCGCCGCCGCCTCCGCCACCGCCGTACGTGCCGCCGCCGTACGTGCCGCCGCCGCTGCCGCCCAAGCCGAGCCGCTGGTATTTCCTGCACCCGGGCGTCTTCCCCGAGGCCGACCTCTTCGCCGGCGTCGCCCAGCTCGGGCTCCTCACGCCTTCCGCGAAGGAGTTTTACGGCGGCGTGCAGGTGGGCCTCTTCGGCGCCGAGGCCCTGCACTTCACGGGCCTCGCGCAGGTCGGCCTTTTGAACACCAACGTCAAACTCACCTTCCGCGGCGGGGTCGAGTTCACGCTCGGCCGGAACCTCGTGCAGGACTTCTACGGCGGCGCGCAGATCGCCCTCTACCGCAACGTCGTCACCGACCTTTTCGTGGGCGTCGCGCAGTACGCCCTCGTCCGCAACGACACGCACCGCTTCCTCGGCCTCGCGCAGATCGGCACGCGCAACGGCACCAACGCGTTCATCGGCGCCTTGCAGCTCGGCGCTTACAACGTCATCGGCGCGGGCCTCGACTGGGAGGGCGGCGGCCCGCGTGGCGGCGGGTTCGTCGGCGCGCTCCAGCTCGGCGCGTACAACAAGATCGACCACGGCCATTTCTCCGGCATCGCGCAGCTCGCCGCCGTCAATTCGGTCGAGGACGGCGACTTCCGCGGCGTCGCCCAGCTCGGCTTCTTGAACCTGGCCGACGAGCACTTCTACGGCGCGCTCCAGGTCGGCCTCTTGAATGGCGTCGACGAGGAGTTTTACGGCCTCGGCCAGCTCGGCGTCGTCAACATCGCCGGCGACGCGTTTTACGGGGTCTTCCAGGCCGGCGTCGCGAACATCCTCACCGACGAGGGCTTCCACGGCTTCGGCCAGTTTGGCCTCGGCGCGTACGTCGACGAGAAGTTCGAGGGTGTCTTCCAGACGAGTGGCCTTTTCAACTACGTCGACGACTCCTTCTCGGGCGTCCTACAGCTCGGCGGCCTCTTCAACTTCGTCGACGACGACTTCCGGGGCGTCTTCCAGATCGGCGGCTTCAATGGCGTGCGCCAGGAGTTTTACGGCGTCTCGCAGATCGGCGTCCTCAACATGACCGGCGACGACCAGTTCGGCGCGCAGCTCGGCTTCGTCAACCTCGTGAAGGACCACATCCACGGCCTCCAGGCCGGGTTTTTCTCGAGCGCCGAGGAGGTCACGGGCATGCAGCTCGGCGTCGTCAATTTCTCCGAACGCCTCACCGGCGCCACGATGGGCCTCTACAATCGTTCGAAGCACGTCCGCGGCGTCCAGATCGGCCTCATCAACCAGACCGAGCGCCTCCGCGGCGTCCAGATCGGCCTCGTGAACCTCTCCAAGCACGGCGGGCTCCCCTTCTTCCCCGTGATGAACATCGGCCTCTGA
- a CDS encoding matrixin family metalloprotease: MSTKRTLPFAGVIGLLGMLAAAPAHAYCRTSNTTTPTFEGHVCTPSHKDDSGLPLFWGMPRITYSVQMDASKDVPFDTARLAVRTAFDAWTSADCEGQPPRLELIEGAPALCALDEYNKDRGNANIIFFVDEGWSDDTSKLAITTVTFDVNSGEIYDADMALNTTDWPFTTDGAPDGIDLLSVLTHEAGHFVGLSHSPDPEATMTAHYHPPEQLDLSSLAEDDRAGICAMYPPGPIADGCDATPRHGFSSLCAEDQSGPVLDAPPTGERCCCLEGDVCVDGVCVEAPGGCACTTSPAPLGPGVVALHLAALVASLLRRRATGGRRAPAPA; encoded by the coding sequence GTGTCCACGAAACGAACCCTTCCTTTCGCGGGGGTGATCGGCTTGCTCGGAATGCTGGCCGCCGCACCCGCGCACGCCTACTGCCGGACCAGCAACACGACCACGCCGACGTTCGAAGGGCACGTCTGCACGCCGTCCCATAAAGACGACAGCGGCCTTCCCCTCTTTTGGGGCATGCCGCGGATCACGTACTCCGTTCAGATGGACGCCTCCAAGGACGTCCCGTTCGACACGGCCCGTCTCGCCGTCCGCACGGCCTTCGACGCGTGGACGTCCGCCGACTGCGAGGGACAACCGCCACGCCTCGAGCTCATCGAGGGCGCCCCCGCGCTCTGTGCGCTCGACGAATACAACAAGGACCGCGGCAACGCGAACATCATCTTTTTCGTGGACGAAGGCTGGAGCGACGACACCTCCAAGCTCGCCATCACGACGGTGACGTTCGACGTGAACAGCGGTGAGATCTACGACGCCGACATGGCGCTGAACACCACGGACTGGCCCTTCACGACCGACGGCGCGCCGGACGGCATCGATCTCCTGTCGGTGCTCACCCACGAGGCCGGCCATTTCGTCGGACTCAGCCACTCGCCCGACCCCGAGGCCACGATGACCGCGCACTACCACCCGCCGGAGCAGCTCGACCTGAGCAGCCTCGCCGAGGACGACCGCGCTGGCATCTGCGCGATGTACCCGCCCGGGCCCATCGCTGACGGCTGCGACGCGACGCCGCGGCACGGCTTCTCCTCCCTGTGCGCCGAAGACCAATCCGGCCCCGTCCTCGACGCGCCCCCCACCGGCGAGCGCTGCTGCTGCCTGGAAGGCGACGTGTGCGTCGACGGCGTCTGCGTCGAGGCGCCGGGCGGCTGCGCCTGCACGACGTCCCCCGCCCCGCTCGGCCCGGGGGTCGTTGCGCTCCATCTCGCCGCGCTCGTGGCCTCCCTCCTGCGACGTCGGGCCACCGGGGGCAGGAGGGCGCCGGCCCCCGCGTGA